From the Hevea brasiliensis isolate MT/VB/25A 57/8 chromosome 15, ASM3005281v1, whole genome shotgun sequence genome, one window contains:
- the LOC110635593 gene encoding uncharacterized protein LOC110635593, which yields MREEVISSGGTMDPTPAASSAGASSPGVPANVGSVERSSHAHTSKAASLSVAGSQLPRTSLSTSAGGSVLGSSRPSCRPWERGDLLRRLATFKPSNWCGKPKIANSLACAQRGWMNIDIDKIVCESCGECLSFVLLPSWIPSEVESASEAFAKQLDDGHQASCPWRGNSCPDSLVQFPPTPQSALIGGYKDRCDGLLQFQFLPIVAASAVEQMRVSRGPVVDRFLSQSQNFTSGEGDFKSEGIPELETSRDGASCLYSRAQKLTSLCGWEPRWLLNVQDCEEHSAQSARNGCSFGPAQAQVHLSHDPGLSKKAHSASAKKDAGKNKLLAESRCDSRSPLLDCSLCGATVRILDFLTVPRPARFPSNNIDIPDASKKMALTRGVSAASGISGWVAADDTDKEHTEDRDEVATTDKGKSLQNTEVDLNLTMAGGLPFTQADRVAIPENVHDVEMGRDLMIGQPAGSEVGDRAASYESRGPSSRKRSLEIGGSSDDRPHLMQPADSVEGTVIDRDGDEVTDGRQFSAGPSKRARDSDFFDTHCSPYQRDSSGAGPSHSVGMEIHADGNRVNLFRQGSDQVFGIPSARDSTRASSVIAMDTVCHSADDDSMESVENYPGDIDDVHFPSSSMYGNLDMNETSELNYSNQAQQSICFRRAAAVAPGEMGVSSTNDGEEIFNAETVTAQARDGPSFGISGGSVGMCASHEAEIHGADVSVHRTDSVVGDVEPRIEDVENQGQTGESAPDPGLMDEVVPDEINREDPHGDSQEMLSRSIERADSGSKIDGSTAKAESVESGEKEASQSCKLALDSNVHPSLSCNANMYSGYQTTKKGVSKAGKLSSTNNCPCMESDYAIANGIGPPKGESNYEEAIEFDPIIHHNQFCPWVNGNVAAAGCSSRGSGNNADADALCGWQLTLDALDALRSLGHIPIQTVQSESAASLYKDDHQTPGQKLLRRHSMSRSHGHC from the exons ATGAGGGAAGAAGTCATCAGTTCCGGAGGGACCATGGATCCCACTCCTGCCGCGAG TTCCGCTGGGGCATCCTCACCTGGTGTTCCAGCAAATGTCGGTAGTGTAGAGAGGTCCAGTCATGCGCATACTTCCAAAGCAGCCTCTCTGTCTGTTGCTGGCTCACAATTACCAAGGACCTCCTTGAGCACCAGTGCTGGTGGTTCTGTTCTGGGATCATCAAGGCCTTCATGTAGGCCATGGGAAAGAGGGGACCTGCTGAGGCGTTTGGCTACTTTTAAGCCGTCGAATTGGTGTGGAAAGCCTAAG ATTGCTAATTCATTGGCTTGTGCTCAAAGAGGTTGGATGAATATTGACATTGATAAAATTGTGTGTGAATCATGTGGTGAATGCCTGAGTTTTGTTTTGCTACCATCCTGGATCCCTTCTGAAG tTGAAAGTGCTAGTGAAGCATTCGCCAAGCAGTTGGATGATGGCCACCAAGCCAGCTGTCCTTGGAGAGGTAACAGCTGTCCTGATAGCTTGGTGCAGTTCCCTCCAACTCCTCAATCTGCTCTAATTGGAGGATATAAAGACAGATGTGATGGGCTCTTGCAATTTCAGTTTCTTCCTATTGTTGCTGCATCTGCAGTTGAGCAGATGCGGGTTTCTCGGGGTCCAGTGGTTGATCGCTTTTTGTCCCAGTCACAGAATTTTACATCTGGAGAAGGAGACTTCAAGTCGGAAGGCATACCTGAACTTGAAACTTCTAGAGATGGGGCCTCCTGTTTGTATTCTCGT GCCCAGAAGCTTACAAGTCTTTGTGGGTGGGAACCAAGATGGCTCCTAAATGTTCAAGACTGTGAAGAACATTCTGCTCAATCAGCTCGGAACGGGTGTTCTTTTGGCCCTGCCCAGGCCCAAGTCCATCTTTCACATGATCCTGGTCTAAGCAAGAAAGCGCATTCTGCTTCCGCAAAAAAAGACGCTGGAAAGAATAAACTGTTAGCTGAGTCAAGATGTGATTCCAGGTCACCCTTACTAGATTGTAGCTTATGTGGTGCTACTGTTAGGATATTGGATTTCTTGACTGTTCCCCGACCTGCTCGTTTTCCTTCCAACAACATTGATATTCCTGATGCTAGCAAAAAAATGGCACTGACACGTGGGGTAAGTGCTGCCAGTGGAATTAGTGGTTGGGTTGCTGCTGATGATACAGATAAGGAACATACCGAAGACCGTGATGAGGTGGCAACAACGGACAAGGGTAAATCACTGCAAAACACAGAAGTTGATCTGAATCTTACTATGGCAGGAGGCTTACCTTTTACTCAGGCAGACAGGGTAGCAATCCCTGAGAATGTTCATGATGTTGAAATGGGGAGAGATTTAATGATAGGTCAGCCTGCAGGCAGCGAGGTTGGTGATCGTGCTGCTTCATATGAATCTCGAGGGCCTAGTTCTCGTAAGCGGAGCTTGGAAATAGGTGGCAGCTCAGATGATAGGCCTCACTTGATGCAACCTGCTGATAGCGTAGAGGGAACTGTCATTGATCGCGATGGTGATGAAGTCACAGATGGTAGACAATTTTCAGCTGGACCTTCAAAACGCGCTCGTGACTCAGATTTTTTTGATACACACTGTTCACCATATCAGAGAGACTCATCTGGTGCTGGTCCTAGCCATTCAGTGGGTATGGAAATTCATGCAGATGGAAACAGAGTTAATTTGTTTCGCCAAGGAAGTGACCAAGTTTTTGGAATCCCATCAGCAAGGGATTCGACACGTGCATCGTCTGTCATTGCAATGGATACAGTCTGTCATAGCGCAGATGATGATTCTATGGAAAGTGTTGAAAACTACCCTGGAGATATTGATGATGTTCATTTCCCCTCTTCCAGTATGTACGGGAATCTGGACATGAATGAGACGTCTGAACTGAATTACAGCAATCAAGCCCAGCAAAGCATTTGTTTCAGACGTGCTGCTGCAGTAGCTCCTGGTGAAATGGGTGTCAGTAGTACAAATGATGGTGAAGAGATTTTCAATGCAGAAACAGTCACAGCTCAGGCTCGGGATGGTCCTAGTTTTGGTATTAGTGGAGGCAGTGTAGGCATGTGTGCTAGTCATGAAGCTGAAATTCATGGGGCTGATGTTTCTGTCCATAGAACTGATAGTGTAGTTGGTGATGTGGAACCCAGAATAGAAGATGTTGAAAATCAAGGTCAGACTGGTGAATCTGCCCCTGATCCTGGATTAATGGATGAGGTTGTTCCTGATGAAATAAACAGGGAAGATCCTCATGGTGATAGCCAGGAGATGTTGTCTCGATCTATAGAAAGGGCTGATAGTGGCTCAAAAATAGATGGTTCTACTGCAAAGGCTGAATCTGTTGAAAGTGGTGAAAAGGAAGCAAGTCAAAGCTGCAAGTTAGCTTTAGATAGCAATGTCCACCCTTCTCTTTCCTGCAATGCAAATATGTACTCTGGCTATCAAACAACTAAGAAAGGGGTCAGCAAGGCTGGAAAGTTATCCTCTACAAACAATTGTCCATGCATGGAGTCAGATTATGCTATTGCCAATGGGATAG GGCCTCCAAAAGGTGAAAGCAACTATGAAGAGGCTATAGAGTTTGATCCAATTATTCATCACAATCAGTTCTGTCCATGGGTGAATGGAAATGTTGCTGCTGCTGGTTGTAGTAGCCGTGGTTCTGGCAACAATGCTGATGCAGATGCACTCTGTGGGTGGCAGCTGACGTTGGATGCGCTGGATGCACTGCGATCACTAGGGCATATTCCAATTCAAACAGTACAATCCGAGTCAGCAGCATCATTATACAAG GATGATCATCAAACTCCTGGTCAAAAGCTCCTTAGACGGCATTCTATGAGCAGAAGCCATGGGCATTGTTGA